The Chelonia mydas isolate rCheMyd1 chromosome 3, rCheMyd1.pri.v2, whole genome shotgun sequence genome includes a region encoding these proteins:
- the LOC102936501 gene encoding GTP cyclohydrolase 1, whose translation MACPAAGEELPRPCCNGYSELPSAEARRALVQYRPEKRGREEAAEGGELPALEDAYLSILQRLGENPARQGLLLTPRRAAKAMQFLTKGYQETIEDILNDAIFDEDHNEMVIVKDIDMFSLCEHHLVPFFGKVHIGYLPIKKVVGLSKLARIVEIFSRRLQVQERLTRQIALAITEALKPAGVAVIVEASHMCMVMRGVQKMNSRTITSTMLGVLREDPKTREEFLTLIKN comes from the exons ATGGCGTGCCCGGCGGCCGGCGAGGAGCTGCCGCGCCCCTGCTGCAATGGCTACAGCGAGCTGCCGTCGGCCGAGGCGCGCCGGGCCCTGGTGCAGTATCGCCCGGAGAAGCGCGGCCGGGAGGAGGCGGCGGAGGGCGGCGAGCTGCCGGCCTTGGAGGACGCCTACCTGAGCATCCTGCAGCGGCTGGGCGAGAACCCTGCGAGGCAGGGGCTGCTCCTGACGCCCAGGAGGGCTGCCAAAGCCATGCAGTTCCTCACGAAAGGCTACCAAGAAACCATCGAGG ATATACTCAATGATGCAATCTTTGATGAAGATCATAATGAAATGGTTATCGTTAAGGATATTGATATGTTTTCCCTTTGTGAGCACCACTTGGTACCCTTCTTTGGCAAG GTACATATTGGATATTTACCTATAAAGAAAGTGGTTGGACTAAGCAAGCTTGCAAG aaTTGTTGAAATCTTTAGTCGAAGACTGCAAG TTCAAGAGAGGCTTACCAGACAGATCGCTCTGGCAATTACTGAGGCTCTGAAACCTGCCGGGGTGGCTGTGATTGTAGAAGCGTC GCACATGTGCATGGTTATGCGAGGGGTTCAGAAAATGAACAGCAGGACTATCACCAGCACCATGCTCGGAGTCTTGCGAGAAGATCCAAAAACCAGAGAAGAATTTCTTACGCTGATCAAGAATTAA